gtacaggtgcccatacacttacaacagctattcctcccacctccccccgtacaggtgcccatacacttacaacagctattccTGCCACCTCCCCCCGTACAGGTGCCCatacacttacaacagctattcctcccacctCCCCCCGTACAGGTGCCCATACATTtacaacagctattcctcccacctccccccgtacaggtgcccatacacttacaacagctattcctcccacctccccccgtacaggtgcccatacacttacaacagctattcctcccacctccccccgtacaggtgcccatacacttacaacagctattcctcccacctccccccgtacaggtgcccatacacttacaacagctattcctcccacctccccccgtacaggtgcccatacacttacaacagctattcctcccacctCCCCCCGTACAGGTGCCCATACATTtacaacagctattcctcccacctccccccgtacaggtgcccatacacttacaacagctattcctcccacctccccccgtacaggtgcccatacacttacaacagctattcctcccacctccccccgtacaggtgcccatacacttacaacagctattcctcccacctCCCCCGTACAGGTGCCCATACATTtacaacagctattcctcctgactACCCCGTACTCATGAACGCTCTGCTCGGCTGCGGGTGCATGCGTTTGCAGCTGGAAGAGGGGAATAGTGTTTTGTTATCATGGTAACTTTCATTGGGGCATGAAAACGCAACCCATGATGCTTTTCTCTACATTCTTACATATTCCCTTCATAGAAGATCACAGCTGAGGCCATGAGGTTTTGCATTTACATAGGTGGGACCACTGAATAAGTCTACATTTCCAGTGGCTGAAAGAGGCACTCCACCTAAATATCAATTAAGAAAATCCGATTAATAATGCAGGCTGAACAAGAAGATCGCCTGGCCAGACTACTTTACCCACTTCTCTTCACACCTCACCCTGACATAAGCCTGGCACGGGTGTCGGACTGTCTAAAGACAGACGGGCACCTGCTCAAGCGACAGGATAGAAATTCTTATCGAtcctgcctgtttaaccccttggatgccatggtcaatagcgaccaaggTATCTAAGTGGTTTTAACGGTAGGGGGCTCCCTACCTGTATAGATTTTGGTATCACTATTATCGgaacgacctgcagaataaagttatgttatttatatcatACGGTGAACAATGTAAATTTAATAAGCAAGGAATATCGCAATTTCAGTTAGTCAATAAAtgatacgtaccccaaaatggtgccattaaaaaaatacaacttgccccgcaaaaaccaagtcctcatacagctatgtcgacagaaaaataaaaaaaagttacaagttTTTTTGAATGCAACgacggaaaaatggaaaaaaattgcttaaagaggctctgtcaccagattttgcagcccctatctgctattgcagcagataggcgctgcaatgtagattacagtaacgtttttatttttaaaaaacgagcatttttggccaagttatgaccattttcgtatttatgcaaatgaggcttgcaaaagtacaactgggcgtgttgaaaagtaaaagtacaactgggcgtgtattatgtgcgtacatcgtacatcggggcgtgtttactacttttactagctgggcgttgtgatgagaagtatcatccacttctcttcagaacgcccagcttctggcagtgcagatctgtgacgtcactcacaggtcctgcatcgtgtcggcaccagaggctacagttgattctgcagcagcatcagcatttgcaggtaagtagctacatcgacttacctgcaaacaccgatgctgctgcagaatcatctgaagcctctggtgccgacacgatgcaggacctgtgagtgacgtcacagcgtgatctctcgagaacacgctgtgtgtctgtgcactgccagaagctgggcgttgtgaagagaagtggatgacacttctatacacaacgcccagctagtaaaagtagtaaacacgccccgatgtacgcacataatacacgcccagttgtacttttacttttcaacacgcccagttgtagttttgcaagcctcatttgcataaatacgaaaatggtcataacttggccaaaaatgctcgtttttaaaaaataaaaacgttactgtaatctacattgcagcgccgatctgctgcaatagcagataggggttgcacaatctggtgacagagcctctttaattaaggCCTAAAGACCTACAAGGTGTGAGATCTTTCTGCGGTACTTTGTGTCCCCTCTTTTGGATATTGACAGTACTCCAAAAATGGAGCTTACATACAACTGAAAACACATCGTTATGTATTTTTAAGTATTGGATTACATGTATATTTTGTATTTCGGAACTAAATAAACCATTGGTAATAAAGGTAATTgtttatatggaaaaaaaaaaaaaagtttcaaggaaATGGAGAATGGGAATTTGattgagggtaaaaaaaaaagaaaaaagtgtatTACAAGAATAGGGAGTGAGGAgtgtaaggaggaggaggaggagggaaaaGCAGAGGGgtagaaaaaaagagaaagtagGGAAGACAAAGAAAAAGTGGGgagactaacaaaaaaaaaaaaagtgtcagcgtcaaacacttctctccacaaggcccacttggtcaaaaagtaaaaacacgcccagttttctattaagaaagtcattagcataaatctaaaaagtcataactccgtcaaaattgatagtttttctaaataaaaaacacttgttatctacattccagcgccgatcacattatgtaggagacagggcacttataatgtggtgacagagcctatactTATTGATTGTCTGTCTGTCCATTACCACTGCCGGTTTCTTTGCAGGAAGCGCTGTTCTTTGTAAAATTCCTGTGCCTGCATAAGGGTAATGACATCACGTCGTCTGCTAGTCTACTACAATACTTACAGCACTTGCTCGGGCAGGGTGCCTATTGTAGGATAATTGCAGTATCTGCTCGGTCTCCTTGGAGGCATCAACAATAGGGTGACATTTCTGCAAACAGCAGCTGCCCGGAGATTGAATCGGTCAGTAAGAGCCAGATCTAGACGCTGATTTTAATGGGCAGAATGGGCACCAATCAGCTCCTGCCCATACAATAGTAAAAACCATGCAAttatttatcctattttttttttttataattataaaaAGTCTGTTGATCTTTTGGTGGGACAATGGAAACCATGGAGATATCAGAGTTCAAGCTGCAATGTGCCCCAGATCTCCGCTGTGAGAACCAGCCTTCACGAATGCCACTTTGCCAAGTGTGTGAGACATGCGTACTGGGCACCAAAGTCGTTGTCACCAAGGAACTGTTTATAAGGGCCGGGCACAGCTCCCAAAGAAAGTTCCTATTTGGGGTGATCAGGCGACTCAAGAGCCTGGACTTGCTGGTTTATATGGAGAGAGTACTGGAGCCAGCTCTCGGCAAAGACTATACATACAGTCGATCAAGGATTAACCCAAGCCTGGCACAGGACTTCAGTACCAGCGGCTCAGACCGGGCACTAAACAAGCACATGTTGCACCAATTTATGACGGAGACTTGGGAATGGTTTCGGATTGGATCTTATTGGACCAAAGTGAACTATACGCTGCATCTCCTACAGATGTGCAGCACCCACCTGCTGCAAAGTGCTGCCAACTTAATCCATGTACTCATTGCCCAGGAGGGGCAAGAAGCAGGTAATAAATAGACCAGTCTCTTACATGTTAGTCTAGTGCCATAAAGCGAGTCACATGACGAGAATCgataaaagcttttttttttttttttgtttatagaatttattttcattagtttgaaaactttttttttttcttcataaaaaatatataaacacatgTACTTGATGTTTTCCTATTCATGTCACGGTATCTTGCACTAGCCTTTgcggtattagggtatgtttacacgcagagttttcaggcgtatgTCAAGCGTAAAAACcttgaaatacgcctggaaaAAAATGGTAGCTGGACGCCTACATACATCtggccattaaattcaatgggaaaaacgttgttctgttcagacgggatgttttatttttgccgttttaaaaacggcgcgttgaaaaaaaaaacctgaagcggaaaaaggagcatgtcacttcttgagacggttTTTTAAGCGTTTTTTCATAGTGTTAATagtaaagcagctccaaaaaaaagtctagaaaaaaaaaagtctaagaaaacgtttttagcttaaaaaacggctggaaatcagaggccgttttctcTGAAGAGTTGACAAAGGAAATCATTAGTTTTGCCCTTTGAAAGCAGCTGAAAAAATACTCTCAGTTAAAGCAACATGATCTAaaggaatgaaaagtgatcagttCCCCTACCTGGAACCTGCGTCTATACGATGCCATCAGTGCTCCTGGAAATTGCTTCATAAATCTTTAATCCGTTTCCCTTGAGAGACCTGCTTTCACTCGTTTTTCACTCGGCTCTCAGTTCTCTTCTCTGCATCTGTCAAAAATATTAAAGACCCTTTAGACAAATGTGATCACATTAAAATTCATGTAATCCTGCATCTGATATTACAAAAAGTCTGATAACCCCAGAGGTGCACTTAGTATTGACCCAGAAATCACCCCACCCCCCTCCATGGAAGCGGTGCAAGGCAGctggactgttattatttatcatTACGAGAGCTGTGTACATCTGTCTACAgagagctccacctagtggtggctgcaagcagcaGAATTTaatcatgtatctctatgggagctgtatgtatgtctgtctgcagggagctccccctagtggtggctgcaggcagcagaatatcatcatgtaactctatgggagttgtatatagccatatgcagtgagctccccctagtggtgactgcaggctgccagaatgttaccatgtaactctatggctgtgtgaagggaagcagggtaTTTGGAGCTATGTAACAAACAGAGCTCTGACCCCTattaagatatattatgaaattagttTTAAATGGTTTTAAAAATAAAGGATTGCTGCATTGCATTAACCAATAACTTTCCAAGCTGAGGCATTTTCATATTTCTTCCTCTAGAACAACAAGAATCACATGAGGAAAAGTCCAAGATGAAGGAATCTGGTAAAACACGAGAACCCACACAAGACGACCCATCTCTTATGGTGGTCACTACTTCCTTCCAGTCAACATCCGGCGTTAGGAAATACAAAGACTTCATTCGTTGCCTCCCAGTGCATCTCTCCAAAAAAATTCTAGGTATGTCTACTTCAAATCCACCACTTATTATTTTCCAACACATGATCGGTTGCCGTCGCTTACATCAAGACGCTCTTCCCCTTTCCTTGTAGGATACTTGAAGAAGAAGCTCTTCAGCTGTCTCTTTGTGTCTCATCACTGGTGCTACCTGACAAAGGACCTTCTCCTGGACCTCGAGGCCGAGACAGTTGTGAGGAATGAAGCAATGATCCTGCAGGTACATGAACTACAACCAGGTCTATTGTCAGTGTTTAAAGGGTCGTCTCATCAGAGTCCGTCTGAAATAGCTTAACTTGCCGCAGCAGGCTAGACATTTCCCCTACATAGTATTACATAGCGGTCATTTAAAAAGACAGCTTAAGTTCGTCAGAATGGGAGCTTCTCTCTGTTCTGGCCTATAGAAGGGGTGCTGGGCAGAGCACCCCTCTCTATAACATCCATGTGCCCTACTAAGGCATATGAACTGGGATTGTCTGTACTACAcatttataggagaactctgccagaagctgaaacaaaggccctttcacatgggccaatgatcgggctcaTAGGTTGATCTgctagtttatgcagcaataaatattatcgttgtcagcagcacatctgtgtaaacagggcaacgtgcTGCCGACGTGATGAAATGTATGACGACGAGCGATCGTactaacgatcgctcatccccatacatgatcaagcattgctccttgtgggaggagcaaacgagcgccgatcaacgagctgtctcgttgattgacgCTCGTTTTCACAGtccatatcgggccgtgtaataggactttAAATCTTGATTGATATTCCTGGTGATCTCACCAACGTACATGGACAGGGTTTCTTTTTGGCTCTCTCACTTCTCTCCTCTTGACATCAGCACATTACAGAGGACAGAGTTGTCGGACCTAATAACCTAATCTAACAACTGAAACATGTGGCAGCATCCAAGCATATTTGCAAGACTCTCCTGGAATTTgactatttacatttttttttttttacagggaacTTCATATAAGGGGGTGAGCGTTTCATATGCCAAAATCCTACCAGTACCGGTACCGAAAATTGGTGAAAATGGCAATGCTTTACCGAGGCTTGAAAAGTACTACCAAGAAATAAAGGTGGGAATGTCTGGGAAGTCACAGATTTAGACGTTGCTCCTTCAACCACCTAGCTCTCAGAAacgcagattatttcaggagacgaGTAAGATCTTTGGGGGAGACAGACAGACTAAAATTGTCCGAACCTGCTGATTTTGGCAGGACCAGATGActctctaatgtgtatggggtgtCCCGATCCTTCCCCGACAGAAGAGgtcgggggaaagaaggatcTCAACATGCCAGATTAATTATTCCCACGGGAGGGAAGACACGTTCTCGTCTTGACAACCCATGTGCTGAGCGTGGGTAAGTTGGGAAGAATAGCAGCTTTTAAAAGTGTATGGGGAACTTAGGAGTTACATAGTTAAAGTAGATGGGTCCCTAGCAGCACAGAGTACTTCAGGGGCAGCTCAGATGATGTGAGGAGTAGGATGTGACAAATGGTAGGTCACATACTGAAATTCACGTAGTGAAAGGAGAAGGGTCCCTaggagcacagagtatttcaggctcCATTCAGATGATGTGAGGATGGTGGCAAGTGAAGGTCACATACTGGAAGGAGCAAGGTCCCCCAGTATCACAGATTATTTTAGGAGAGGATTATGCTGATTTTACACCCATGTGATGATTGTAATCACAGTATCATATTATAATCTttatgtaatattttattttccgTAGTCCGGAGAATGTTTGGAAGCAGCATATACAGATATAGAGACCCAAACCGTGTCCCTGGAGGAGAGGAATCTTTTCTGTGGATCATATAATGTTCTCATTCTtacaggacagtaagtgacaattCGGAATAGCATGGGACCTGGGGGGGTAGGGGTCAGTATTTTAGCCTGCttttaataattgttttttattttaggggtgaCCCGCACAGAGTGATCCATTTTGACGGGGGACGGTTGGTCGCTGTTGGCTCAAGAGATCGCAAAGTTAAGCTATACGATGTGGCAGACATGGCACAAATCCCACCCCTGATTCAAGGACATGCCGGGAGCATCCGTGTGGTGAGACTGTGTGAGGAGAGGGGCTTCGTATTCAGTGGAGGGTTTGATCTCAGTATCAGGTATGACAAACCAACGAATTAACTACTAAAGTAATGCAGAGGTTCAGTAACGCCAGGTGTCGTGGAAGGCGGCCACGTGGTCCCTTTGCCATTTAGCCAAGAGAGTAGTGTCATTTACATGAGAGCAGTTTGTAGATTGGAGAGGGATAAACCAGCGGGTAAGTAGCACCCTGTGGCTTGTATTCATAGATGCATTGAAGGGATATTCCCAAAGACAACATTTATCAAGGGATATGACAAATGTCCGAGAGGCAGGTGCCAGCTCTGGGACTCTCACCTATTTCGAGAAAGGAGCACCCCTGATCCCCGTCCTGCCTGGTGAGGTGGCCGCCTTATTCAGGCGAGAATGAATGGTGGTGGCAATGCATGCAATTCCCTATAAACCGCTAACCACTGGTTAAAGCTTCCCTGctagttattttttttagtgtGAAATCCATCACCTCTCATCAGAAACTTGGGTTACTGCTATgctcccatgctttacactgcatacCTGCTCCATCAGGGCAAAGTTCTGATCAGTGACTCTATTTCAGCTGCATTGTCTGAGAGTCAAATCCCctgaggcttagggtatgttcacacggcgggggtccgtaacggctgaaattacggggatgtttcagcctgaaaacatccccgtaatttcagccgtaccggcatgtgcaggcgcttgaacgccgcgtcaattacggccgtaattagcgctgctattcattggagtcaatgaatagcggctccaattacggccaaagaagtgacaggtcacttctttgacgcgggcgtctagttacgcgccgtcatttgacagcggcgcgtaaatatacgcctcgtgtgaacagacaaacgtctgcccattgctttcaatgggcagatgtttgtcagcgctattgaggcgctattttcagacgtaattcggggccaaaacgcccgaattacgtccgtaaataggccgtgtgaacatacccttaggctgctgCTCAGTCCCACCACCATGCTGTACATTGCAGCTCTGCTTGTGCAGATAGAAGCCTATGCTCAGCAATAGGTCAGTGCATGGAGAGCTGATGTAATATGTAGCCGCTGCAGTATGCTCTGTGTAAATCCACCACTGCCCTGACAAGTTTTTATTACTTACAGGTGACATCACCGTGCAGTCCGCTGAGGATCTATGACATACACTTCTATACTTCTGTTCTGTCTTGCAGGCAGTGGGACTTGCACACGGGACTGTGCCTCAGAATATATCACGGACACATGAAGACCATAACATGCCTGGATGTACAAGATGATTTGCTGGTTTCTGGAGCAAAAGATGGACTTGTAAAAGGTGAAACAGAACCTGGAAACTAAGACACAAATAAAATCACGTTACAATTAGAAAATGAACGACGGATGAAAAAAAACTTAGTGTCAGATTTATTTGATAATTATAGACTATGTCCTCATTTGCAACCACTATTGCTCTAATGCATCTACGCaacgcaactttgcaaatagtctttattaaaaatatccTTCCGTTTtgagtctacagctcctatgcagatttaTGTGTCTATGGTTACAGACAACAAACCCTGTGCGGTCGATCCCGCAGTCGTGTGTTACTCTGTCTCCTCTTCTACTGTTTGtaggttaacaaaaaaaaaaaaagagggagtgGAGTGAACACAAGATTACAGGaccagactacacaggatttgttgtagtctgtcaccatggaaacacatacggTAAGTATTTATAGTAGCTCTTGACAAACGGCGGTAATTTTTTTAGTCCAGACTTTGATTCAGATTTTATATTAGATGCATTAGAGCaataaaaaatggttgcaaaagtacACACTCCAATTTAATATCCCATCTTTGGTTCACTTCAGTGCTGCACATGCATAGTTATACAGTTATGTCGTCTACATTGTGGGTGTCCACTCCAGAAAACACTTTTCTTCATAGGGGAACCCAACTAAACCAATTattgctaaaaaaacaaacaaacaacaaacAGCTTACTGTGGTTTTATGGAGCTTCATTGATTTTGCGTTTTCTGTTCACCATAGTGTGGGATATCACCACCGGGAAATGCCTGCGGACATTTAAGCATAAGGACGCGGTACTGGCTGTGAAAATGAGGGACTGGTTAGTGGTGAGCGGCTGTGAGAAGGGTCTCGTCAAAGTCTGGCACGTTGAATCTGCTGAATTAATCAAGGTGGGTGAGAATAGAATACACAACCATTGATTCTGTTATCAACCTGTAACAgtttataaataatataatttaaGTTGTTCTCCGGATTTATGCCGCTTgtgttccaagatctctgcttgctgtcagtaaatgtaaACAACTGTGTTTACATCCAAAGGCGGATCATGCTAAATTGACACAGGTGTACAGCTTGTGCACCTAGCAGAAACGTTCCAATTAACtgagagcaagcagagatcttggtacTATTAAAAAGTTGCCGACATTTTCGTTATACCAGGTTTAGGCTCTATATGCATAAAACCAGAAAACACCTCAAGGAGTAGCATTAAAGGTGGTATAGTATATTAGTTGGTATTGAACTGATACATTGGTATTTGTTTTTCATGCcttgatattttgtatttttccattgattagACATTACCTGGTCACCAGGGAGCTATAAAATGCCTGTCGTTTGATCAGTGGCACTTGGTATCAGGGAGTTCTGATGGATACGCAATTGCCTGGAGCATGGTGGGAACTTTTCAGAAACGCTTAATGACCTTCAGGCATCCAAAGTAAGTGAACTTTCAAGTTTACAGATCACATcagcgctgcccttccgttgaggggtttccgtcgggttaaccgctcaacggaaaggcaaacggaaaccttagcttccgtttgcatcaccattgatctcaatggcgacggaaaccattagcaaagtttctgtttgtcaccgttgttttgacggaatcaatagatcAGTCGACCGATATCTGATCGGTGAGGCTTCGACTACTGGcacctccgccgatcagctgttttaatttGGCCGCGGCACTTGTCTAATCGCTGCTTCCCGTTCATTTCCtacctgctcgtactgtgaatccccgacatacttgtagtggcggttcacagtattacagccttctaccattcacttgaacgggagaaggctgtaatactgtgaactactGCTACATGTGTGTCGGCGATTTACAGTACGAGCAAGGACAGCCGTGAAGGGGGAGCAAGGCTCGTACGAgcaccgcggccccttcaaaacagctgccaGCAGTGTTGCCGGTAGTCTGTCCccaaccaatcagatattgatggcctatcctgaggccatcaatttcttatgactggacaacccctttaagcggtCATGAAACCAATGGTTGTGAGTGTAATGCCTGGATGTGCGGgaccctccagagcgagagatgcgTATTGTAGCCAATTTGACTTATGGATGAGGGTCCTCAATGAGAAACCTCCACTTATTAACTCAGAATACTTCAGATTattaaatgtatgtatgtttataaaTGTATCGATATCTATAAAATATATACAGCGCAGATTCAAGCAGTTCGCGGGCTTGATGATCCAACCTACCAGCATCCTAGGATACGGTTAGTTTGGGTTATCAGAGCTGCGGTCGGCCGGGATTTCCGTCCATATTACACTCCCTTGTAACTGACCCCCACGGTATAATCAAATAATCTTCCTAGAAAACCTTCACATAGTATAAAGGCAAAAGTTGCAATAAATTCTGTTTCAATGTAGACTGATTATTGACGCTCCATATTATTGCAGGGAGGTGATGTGTCTGGAGTTGATGTACCTTAGGGTTATTACAGGATGCGCTGATGGCAAAATCCGTATATTTAATTTCCTCAATGGAGACTGTCTCAGAGTGATGAGAGCCAATAGCAAAGCTGACCCGGTGGCCGCACTGTGTATTCGTGACAACAGGTAACAGCTTTACAGTATACCAGCACAAGACATAGGACAATATCAGACTTTGTactatttcaagatctctgcttgcggtcactgCAGCTTTTGTATTTATTCTTAGTGTCCATATAGAAATTACAAATTTGTGTCATTCTCAGGTTTTGATATTGATATTTTTTACAGACATGTCAATGAAAAATGATAATATAATATCATAACATAAGTGTTCTTCAGTGTTGGGTAACCATGCATTTTCATCAAGCTCATACAGTATATTGACCTGTTTTTCTGAACACCAGGATGGTGATCAATGTACTGACAAGCATCATGATCTTCCAGTTTGAGGAGGTTTCATGGGATTACTCACAAGCATCAGAACGAGTCAATGTCCTAAAAGAAAGACAGCGGTTCCAAGAAGCGCCCATCCGGGTGAGGCCATACAGCTTTGTGCGTGCCCAGAGAATGAAACGCGTTGGGTCCAGCAATAAGAAGTTCTACCACCAGGATGAAGAGGACAACGGTCGCGGGACGAAGAGCCAACTGTCCCATCATGCTCGTAGTCTGTCTGCAAGAAGCATGAAGAAAGCACACGGTATCAGATTGTATTCAATTTAATAAACATTTTAATGCATAATATAGTAAATGATAACTCATCATACCTATGTCTGACCTACATGAGCCAGCCATAACCACATCCACTATCAGAGAGCGCTCCGTATCTGATATTCTGCATTATTCAATCGCAGATTTACATATGGAGTCCTTAAAACCAGCTACTTGGCCGGAGTTAAGAAATTATCGCAGAAGTTTTGCATACATTGATCTGCAACCAGAATTCTACAAGAAGCCTCCATCTGCATGTAAACCTCGTACAGCAAGACAAGGAAGCCCACTGCAATGTAGCACAACAAGTTCTCCTCCTGCCATGAAGACAAAAGAGGAGTCTGGTACCAGAAATGTTATCTAATGTACCCATTTagatccatagggggcagtattgtagtagttatattcttgtatatagggggcagtattatagtagttatattcttgtatataggaggcagtattatagtagttatattcttgtatataggagcagtattatagtagttatattcttgtatatagggccagtattatagtagttatattcttgtatataggagcagtattatagtagttatattcttgtatatagtaggcagtattatagtagatatattcttgtatataggagcagtattacagtagttatattcttgtatatagtaggcagtattatagtagatatattcttgtatataggagcagtattatagtagttatattcttgtatatagaggcagtattatagtagttatattcttgtatataggagcagtattatagtagttatattcttgtatataggagcagtattatagtcgttatattcttgtatataggggagcagtattatagtagttatattcttgtatataggagcagtattatagtagttatattcttgtatataggaagcagtattatagtagttatattcttgtatataggagcagtattatagtagttataatcttgtatataggaggcagtattatagtagttatattcttgtatataggagcagtattatagtagttatattcttgtatataggggcagtattatagtagttatattcttgtatatagggggtagtattatagtagttatattcttgtatatgggggcagtattatagtagttatattcttgtatataggggcagtatatagtagttatattcttgtatataggggcagtattatagtagacattcttgtatataggaggcagtattatagtagttatattcctgtatataggggcagtattata
The genomic region above belongs to Rhinoderma darwinii isolate aRhiDar2 chromosome 13, aRhiDar2.hap1, whole genome shotgun sequence and contains:
- the LOC142666264 gene encoding F-box and WD repeat domain containing protein 10B-like → METMEISEFKLQCAPDLRCENQPSRMPLCQVCETCVLGTKVVVTKELFIRAGHSSQRKFLFGVIRRLKSLDLLVYMERVLEPALGKDYTYSRSRINPSLAQDFSTSGSDRALNKHMLHQFMTETWEWFRIGSYWTKVNYTLHLLQMCSTHLLQSAANLIHVLIAQEGQEAEQQESHEEKSKMKESGKTREPTQDDPSLMVVTTSFQSTSGVRKYKDFIRCLPVHLSKKILGYLKKKLFSCLFVSHHWCYLTKDLLLDLEAETVVRNEAMILQGTSYKGVSVSYAKILPVPVPKIGENGNALPRLEKYYQEIKSGECLEAAYTDIETQTVSLEERNLFCGSYNVLILTGQGDPHRVIHFDGGRLVAVGSRDRKVKLYDVADMAQIPPLIQGHAGSIRVVRLCEERGFVFSGGFDLSIRQWDLHTGLCLRIYHGHMKTITCLDVQDDLLVSGAKDGLVKVWDITTGKCLRTFKHKDAVLAVKMRDWLVVSGCEKGLVKVWHVESAELIKTLPGHQGAIKCLSFDQWHLVSGSSDGYAIAWSMVGTFQKRLMTFRHPKEVMCLELMYLRVITGCADGKIRIFNFLNGDCLRVMRANSKADPVAALCIRDNSLRRFHGITHKHQNESMS